A DNA window from Mycolicibacter hiberniae contains the following coding sequences:
- a CDS encoding acyl-CoA dehydrogenase yields the protein MSVTLSAEQRQLGESLRQFAARHAPMTDTREALDALADGELPSWWNDLVSHGFHAIHIPEHYGGQGGGLHDAAAVLEAAGTVSLPGPLLPTVTAGAVGLLGTGTPAQERFLRALAAGAPATVVLAGQSDFTAARTDDGWRVSGVSEVIPGARAARLVLVCARCDDGTHLWAVVDVAEAQVATRSVAGTDLLTDLATITLADYPANAGDVLAGVDTERADYLAVGLAAAVCAGIAGWCVEAATAHLRTREQFGVAIGTFQALQHQAAMLLVNAELACAAAWDALRAITDTPEQHRMAAATAALTAVAPCPDIVFDTLTMFGAIGFTWEHDLHLYWRRATSIAASIGAATDWARRLGEPAIAQQRDFTVDLGGAEAEFRAGVAATLDAAAALANDGPGRQGDYPHFETGPQRTLIAEAGLIAPQWPAPWGRDASPLQQLIIIEEFAKRPGLVRPSLGIAEWILPSLIHAASDAVAQRLIPATQRGELAWCQLFSEPGAGSDLASLTTRAAKVDGGWRINGHKIWTSAAQRADYGALLARTDPAAPKHRGIGYFIVDMRSPGIEVQPIQMATGAAEFNEVFLADVFVPDEMLLGAPTEGWQLAIATMAQERTAISGYVENDRAVALRALAAAAGPSRDDAVRALGELDAYANAIRALGVRETIRMLDGAGLAASSSIAKVAMNVLLRRTFRATLATVGRLAMVVDSDPAVIEPYLLSPAELIGGGTKEIQLNIIAQMILGLPRK from the coding sequence GTGAGCGTGACGCTCAGTGCCGAACAGCGCCAACTCGGCGAGTCGCTGCGGCAGTTCGCCGCCCGGCACGCGCCGATGACCGATACCCGTGAGGCGCTCGACGCGCTGGCAGACGGCGAATTGCCGTCGTGGTGGAATGACCTGGTCTCACACGGGTTTCACGCGATCCACATTCCGGAACACTACGGCGGACAGGGAGGTGGGCTGCACGACGCCGCCGCGGTCCTCGAGGCCGCGGGTACGGTGTCGCTGCCGGGACCGCTGTTGCCGACGGTGACAGCCGGAGCGGTCGGCCTGCTCGGCACGGGCACCCCTGCGCAGGAGCGGTTTCTGCGCGCCCTCGCTGCCGGCGCGCCGGCCACGGTGGTGCTGGCCGGCCAGTCGGACTTCACCGCTGCGCGAACCGACGACGGATGGCGGGTCAGCGGTGTCTCCGAGGTGATCCCGGGTGCCCGCGCGGCTCGGCTGGTGCTGGTCTGCGCCCGCTGTGACGACGGCACCCATCTCTGGGCGGTGGTCGATGTCGCCGAGGCGCAGGTGGCGACTCGGTCGGTGGCCGGCACCGACCTGCTCACCGACCTGGCCACCATCACGTTGGCCGATTACCCGGCGAACGCCGGCGATGTCCTGGCCGGCGTGGACACCGAGCGTGCGGACTACCTCGCCGTGGGCCTGGCCGCAGCGGTGTGCGCCGGCATCGCCGGGTGGTGTGTGGAGGCGGCCACCGCGCATCTGCGCACCCGAGAGCAGTTCGGCGTGGCCATCGGCACGTTCCAGGCACTGCAGCATCAGGCGGCCATGTTGCTGGTCAACGCCGAACTGGCCTGCGCCGCGGCCTGGGACGCACTTCGGGCCATCACCGACACCCCTGAACAGCACCGGATGGCCGCCGCCACCGCGGCGCTGACGGCGGTCGCGCCCTGTCCCGACATCGTGTTCGACACCCTGACGATGTTCGGCGCCATCGGGTTCACCTGGGAACACGATCTGCACCTGTACTGGCGCCGGGCCACCAGCATCGCCGCCTCGATCGGCGCGGCAACCGACTGGGCCCGTCGACTCGGTGAGCCGGCGATCGCGCAGCAGCGGGACTTCACCGTCGATCTCGGCGGCGCTGAGGCCGAGTTCCGAGCCGGTGTCGCCGCAACGCTCGACGCCGCCGCGGCCCTGGCCAACGACGGCCCGGGGCGCCAAGGCGACTACCCGCACTTCGAAACCGGCCCGCAGCGCACGCTGATCGCCGAAGCCGGGCTGATCGCCCCGCAGTGGCCCGCACCGTGGGGGCGCGATGCCTCCCCCCTGCAGCAGTTGATCATCATCGAGGAGTTCGCCAAACGGCCCGGACTGGTGCGGCCGTCGCTGGGCATCGCCGAATGGATCCTGCCGTCGCTGATTCACGCCGCATCTGATGCGGTGGCGCAGCGGCTGATTCCGGCGACACAGCGCGGTGAACTTGCCTGGTGCCAGTTGTTTTCCGAGCCGGGTGCGGGCTCCGATCTGGCGTCGCTGACCACCCGGGCGGCCAAGGTCGACGGCGGATGGCGCATCAACGGTCACAAGATCTGGACCTCGGCGGCCCAGCGTGCCGATTACGGCGCCCTGCTCGCCCGTACCGACCCCGCGGCACCCAAACACCGCGGTATCGGCTACTTCATCGTGGACATGCGCTCGCCGGGTATCGAAGTGCAGCCGATTCAGATGGCCACCGGAGCTGCCGAGTTCAACGAAGTCTTCCTCGCCGACGTCTTCGTCCCCGACGAGATGCTGCTGGGCGCGCCCACCGAGGGCTGGCAGCTCGCGATCGCCACGATGGCCCAGGAGCGCACCGCCATCAGCGGATACGTCGAAAACGACCGGGCGGTCGCGCTACGGGCCCTCGCCGCCGCCGCGGGGCCGTCGCGCGACGACGCGGTGCGCGCGTTGGGCGAACTCGACGCCTACGCCAACGCGATCAGGGCGCTCGGGGTGCGCGAGACCATCAGGATGCTCGACGGTGCGGGTCTCGCGGCATCCTCGAGCATCGCCAAAGTGGCGATGAACGTGCTGCTGCGCCGTACCTTCCGGGCGACACTTGCCACCGTCGGTCGCCTGGCCATGGTCGTCGACTCCGACCCGGCCGTCATCGAGCCCTATCTGTTGTCTCCGGCCGAGCTGATCGGAGGCGGTACCAAGGAAATCCAGCTGAACATCATCGCGCAGATGATCCTCGGCCTACCTCGCAAATGA
- a CDS encoding IclR family transcriptional regulator has protein sequence MTGVSDAVGTGRPVSSPPTERVMRILELLAADAQRHLSLSEISHTLGISHGTCHAIVSTLANRRWLVRDRDSGRYSWGPALSALARPVNKQAFRPELQRLFGAVGRQAILGVRQGATVVVTDSVGESIAGLRLEPGFRMPLVAPFGREFIAGTSEAVKKDWLSGLGAPSPRLRRRLGAVLDEVGRRGYAIDRMSREYIRVYSALQALAADGEPDEITARVATAFADLTEVDYLPDELAQGERHPVASVSAPVRDADGTAVMSVGIAPFAALTAGEVAELGAAVRETAARIQSQTARDKHEESS, from the coding sequence ATGACGGGCGTCAGCGATGCGGTCGGCACCGGCCGCCCGGTGTCATCGCCGCCGACCGAGCGGGTCATGCGGATCCTTGAGCTGCTGGCCGCCGACGCGCAACGGCACCTGTCCCTCTCGGAGATCTCGCACACCCTGGGCATCAGCCACGGCACCTGCCACGCCATCGTGTCCACCCTCGCCAATCGGCGGTGGCTGGTGCGGGACCGCGACTCCGGGCGCTACTCCTGGGGGCCCGCCCTGTCCGCCCTGGCGCGCCCGGTCAACAAGCAGGCCTTCCGGCCCGAGCTGCAGCGGCTTTTCGGCGCGGTCGGCAGGCAGGCGATCCTCGGCGTTCGCCAGGGGGCGACGGTGGTGGTAACCGACTCGGTCGGGGAGTCGATCGCCGGGCTGCGACTCGAACCTGGATTCCGGATGCCGCTGGTGGCCCCCTTCGGCCGCGAATTCATCGCCGGGACCAGCGAGGCCGTCAAGAAGGATTGGCTCAGCGGGCTGGGCGCACCCTCGCCGCGATTGCGGCGCCGGCTGGGTGCGGTGCTCGACGAAGTCGGTCGGCGCGGCTACGCGATCGACCGGATGAGTCGCGAGTACATCCGGGTGTACTCGGCGCTGCAAGCCCTGGCTGCCGACGGCGAGCCCGACGAGATCACCGCGCGCGTCGCCACGGCGTTCGCCGATCTCACCGAGGTCGACTACCTGCCCGACGAACTCGCACAGGGCGAGCGCCATCCGGTCGCCAGCGTCTCGGCCCCGGTTCGCGACGCCGACGGCACGGCCGTGATGTCGGTGGGAATCGCCCCCTTCGCCGCCCTGACCGCTGGGGAGGTCGCCGAACTCGGCGCGGCCGTGCGCGAAACCGCGGCGCGTATCCAATCCCAGACTGCACGCGACAAACATGAGGAGAGCTCGTGA
- a CDS encoding SDR family oxidoreductase, with protein sequence MVAVITGGAGGMGLATAAIVGREQPVVLCDVRQDRLDAAVRALNGVEVTAVNGDVTDRAAVVRLFDIAAGIGPVTSVIHTAGVSPSMGDADYVMRTNAVGTLNVNEVFYAVAPEGATIVNVASMAAHLLPEDLIPTDRFPLALQDPGAFAGAMAAVCDPMPPEVRSGIAYAVSKAFVRWYSSAQAERFNGRGLRIVSVSPGSVDTEMGRLEEQAGAGALVADAAVPRWGTAEEMAELMAFCVSAKAGYLTGTDILNDGGVVASVRERTRVAGAG encoded by the coding sequence ATGGTCGCAGTGATCACCGGTGGCGCCGGCGGGATGGGCCTTGCCACCGCCGCGATCGTCGGCCGCGAGCAGCCGGTCGTGCTGTGCGACGTCCGGCAGGATCGGCTGGATGCCGCGGTGAGGGCGCTGAACGGGGTGGAGGTCACCGCCGTCAACGGCGACGTCACCGACCGCGCTGCCGTCGTCCGGCTCTTCGACATCGCGGCGGGAATCGGACCGGTCACGTCGGTGATCCACACTGCCGGCGTCAGCCCAAGCATGGGCGACGCGGACTACGTCATGCGCACCAACGCCGTCGGCACCCTCAACGTCAACGAGGTCTTCTACGCCGTGGCCCCCGAGGGGGCCACGATCGTCAACGTCGCATCGATGGCCGCGCACCTGCTGCCCGAGGACCTGATACCCACCGACCGATTCCCGCTGGCGTTGCAGGACCCCGGCGCATTCGCCGGGGCCATGGCGGCGGTCTGCGACCCGATGCCGCCGGAGGTGCGATCGGGGATCGCCTACGCGGTGAGCAAGGCGTTCGTGCGCTGGTATTCCAGCGCGCAGGCCGAGCGGTTCAACGGCCGGGGGCTGCGCATCGTCTCGGTGTCCCCAGGCTCGGTGGACACCGAGATGGGCCGCTTGGAGGAGCAGGCCGGCGCCGGGGCACTGGTCGCCGACGCCGCCGTGCCGCGCTGGGGCACGGCCGAGGAGATGGCCGAGCTGATGGCATTCTGCGTCAGTGCCAAGGCGGGTTACCTCACCGGCACCGACATCCTCAACGACGGCGGCGTGGTGGCTTCGGTGCGCGAGCGGACGCGGGTCGCCGGCGCCGGCTGA
- a CDS encoding amidohydrolase family protein, protein MHLDDMILVSIDDHVVEPPDMFLRHVPAKYKAEAPIVVTDDNGVDQWMYQGRPQGVSGLNAVVSWPAEEWGRDPAGFAEMRPGVYDVHERVRDMSRNGILASMCFPTFTGFSARHLNMTRENVTLVMVSAYNDWHIDEWAGAYPGRFIPIAILPTWNPEAMCAEIRRVAAKGCRAVTMPELPHLEGLPSYHDDDYWGPVFTTLSECDVVMCLHIGTGFGAISMAPNAPIDNMIILATQVSAMCAQDLLWGPAMRNYPDLKFAFSEGGIGWIPFYLDRSDRHYTNQKWLRRDFGDKLPSEVFREHSLACYVTDKTSLKLRHEIGIDTIAWECDYPHSDCFWPDAPEQVLAELEAAGADDSDINKITWQNSCRFFNWDPFAHTPRPQATVGALRATATDVDTSIRPRAEWARRYAAKQPAPARRAGV, encoded by the coding sequence GTGCACCTCGACGACATGATTCTGGTCAGCATCGACGACCACGTGGTAGAGCCGCCCGACATGTTCCTGCGCCACGTCCCGGCCAAATACAAGGCGGAGGCGCCGATCGTCGTCACCGACGACAATGGCGTCGACCAGTGGATGTATCAGGGCCGCCCGCAAGGGGTCAGCGGACTCAATGCGGTGGTGTCGTGGCCGGCTGAGGAGTGGGGCCGTGACCCCGCAGGCTTCGCCGAGATGCGCCCCGGCGTCTACGACGTGCACGAGCGGGTCCGCGACATGAGCCGCAACGGCATCCTCGCCTCGATGTGCTTCCCGACCTTCACCGGATTCTCCGCGCGGCACCTCAACATGACCCGGGAGAACGTCACCCTGGTGATGGTGTCTGCCTATAACGATTGGCACATCGACGAGTGGGCCGGAGCCTACCCGGGCCGGTTCATCCCGATCGCGATCCTGCCGACCTGGAATCCCGAGGCGATGTGCGCCGAGATCCGCCGGGTGGCGGCCAAGGGTTGCCGCGCGGTCACCATGCCCGAGCTGCCACACCTGGAGGGACTGCCCAGCTACCACGACGACGACTACTGGGGACCGGTGTTCACCACCCTCTCGGAGTGCGACGTGGTGATGTGCCTGCACATCGGCACCGGCTTCGGGGCGATCAGCATGGCACCCAACGCGCCGATCGACAACATGATCATCCTGGCCACCCAGGTGTCGGCGATGTGCGCCCAGGACCTGCTCTGGGGGCCCGCGATGCGCAACTATCCCGATCTGAAGTTCGCGTTCTCCGAGGGGGGAATCGGCTGGATCCCGTTCTACCTCGATCGCAGCGACCGGCACTACACCAACCAGAAGTGGCTGCGCCGCGACTTCGGCGACAAGCTGCCCAGCGAGGTGTTTCGCGAGCACTCACTGGCCTGCTACGTCACCGACAAGACCTCACTGAAGCTGCGCCACGAGATCGGCATCGACACCATCGCCTGGGAGTGCGACTACCCGCACTCGGACTGCTTCTGGCCGGACGCCCCCGAGCAGGTGCTTGCCGAGCTAGAGGCCGCCGGAGCCGACGACTCCGACATCAACAAGATCACTTGGCAGAACTCCTGCCGGTTCTTCAACTGGGATCCCTTCGCGCACACCCCGCGACCGCAGGCGACGGTAGGTGCGTTGCGGGCGACGGCCACCGATGTGGACACCTCGATCCGGCCGCGTGCCGAGTGGGCACGCCGCTATGCCGCCAAACAACCGGCGCCGGCGCGACGGGCAGGGGTGTAG
- a CDS encoding AraC family transcriptional regulator, whose translation MTVSARSAIDFAEPANIDLRRGGRARAGSYLYEGRHLVTGWHSHDMHQIEYAVGGVVEVETAAAHYLLPPQQAAWIPAGLDHQAVMRAEVRTVAVMFAPELVAHAGDRARILTVSPLIREMMLHSLRWPIERPDGDSVSDDFFRTLGHLVSAALEHEAPLSLPVSDHPIVGAAMTYTKQHLASVTAAEVAHAVAVSERTLRRQFDTVIGMSWRTYLLHARMLQAMALLAAPDQGVQQTAAAVGFDSLSAFTRAFTRFAGETPSGYHRRITTS comes from the coding sequence GTGACCGTCTCCGCGCGTTCGGCCATAGATTTTGCAGAACCGGCCAACATCGATCTGCGCCGTGGGGGTCGGGCCCGGGCCGGCAGCTATCTGTACGAGGGCCGCCATCTGGTCACCGGATGGCACTCCCACGACATGCACCAGATCGAGTACGCCGTCGGCGGGGTGGTCGAGGTCGAGACCGCCGCAGCGCACTATCTGCTGCCGCCCCAACAGGCGGCCTGGATCCCGGCCGGCCTGGACCATCAGGCCGTGATGCGTGCGGAAGTCCGCACCGTGGCGGTGATGTTCGCCCCTGAGCTGGTCGCCCACGCCGGCGACCGGGCCCGCATCCTGACCGTCTCACCGCTGATCCGGGAGATGATGCTGCACTCGCTGCGGTGGCCGATCGAGCGACCTGACGGCGACAGCGTCTCCGACGACTTCTTCCGCACTTTGGGACACCTGGTGTCCGCGGCGCTGGAGCATGAGGCGCCGCTGAGCCTGCCGGTGTCCGACCATCCGATCGTCGGAGCGGCCATGACCTACACCAAGCAACACCTGGCCTCGGTGACCGCCGCCGAGGTCGCGCACGCCGTCGCGGTGTCCGAACGCACCCTGCGCCGGCAGTTCGACACGGTGATCGGCATGTCGTGGCGCACCTACCTGCTGCATGCCCGGATGTTGCAGGCCATGGCGCTGCTGGCCGCCCCCGATCAGGGCGTCCAGCAGACCGCCGCCGCCGTCGGTTTCGACAGCCTGTCGGCGTTCACCCGGGCGTTCACCCGATTCGCCGGCGAAACCCCGTCGGGCTATCACCGCAGGATCACGACGTCGTGA
- a CDS encoding acyl-CoA dehydrogenase family protein has product MDFSQPQLTDEDLAFREEVRAFLATHVTEAVKRRDRETGDNFDEGVHLALGAAGYLEAEWKTEDDGGFTRVRRRIWELEKRRAHVPWVTWGTTSMVARSVASFGSPELCEEILPGVFSGHIRLCLGYTEPEGGSDVATCKTRAVRDGDNWIINGSKMFTTGAHNCQYVFLITNTDPDARKHKSLTMFLVPLDSPGIEIQGLRTVDGDRTNIVYYSDVRVDDKYRLGEVNGGWTVLREPLNVEHGAVDAAADGLADVSIMMHQANFMAVAVDKAGEVAGRSGSIADRSVAYRLGRAAARVEASLSTPSIFGRVALAQAMRDVSPDLMDLLGSASALPIDTDGAIDGGASEYVFRFAPLVGIYGGTLEVFRNMIAQYVLGLGKPNYSPAAK; this is encoded by the coding sequence ATGGACTTCTCACAACCGCAGCTGACCGACGAGGACCTGGCTTTTCGCGAGGAGGTGCGCGCGTTCCTGGCCACTCATGTCACCGAGGCGGTCAAGCGCCGAGACCGCGAGACCGGGGACAACTTCGACGAGGGCGTGCACCTGGCTCTCGGCGCCGCAGGCTACCTGGAAGCGGAGTGGAAAACCGAGGACGACGGTGGCTTCACCCGAGTGCGCCGGCGCATCTGGGAGCTGGAGAAACGTCGCGCGCACGTCCCTTGGGTCACCTGGGGAACCACGTCGATGGTGGCCCGGTCGGTCGCCTCCTTCGGCTCGCCCGAGCTGTGCGAGGAGATCCTGCCAGGGGTCTTCAGCGGCCACATCAGGCTGTGTCTGGGTTACACCGAACCCGAAGGCGGTTCGGACGTCGCGACCTGCAAAACCCGCGCGGTGCGCGACGGGGACAACTGGATTATCAACGGCTCCAAGATGTTCACCACCGGCGCGCACAACTGCCAGTACGTCTTCCTGATCACCAACACCGATCCGGACGCGCGGAAACACAAGAGCCTGACCATGTTCCTGGTGCCCTTGGACTCCCCGGGCATCGAGATCCAGGGCCTGCGCACCGTCGACGGAGACCGCACCAACATCGTCTACTACAGCGACGTGCGCGTCGACGACAAGTACCGGCTCGGAGAGGTCAACGGTGGCTGGACAGTGTTGCGTGAGCCTCTCAACGTCGAACATGGCGCGGTGGATGCCGCCGCCGACGGATTGGCCGACGTCTCGATCATGATGCACCAGGCCAACTTCATGGCGGTGGCCGTGGACAAGGCCGGCGAAGTGGCCGGGCGATCGGGCAGTATTGCCGACCGCTCGGTGGCCTACCGGCTGGGACGGGCCGCCGCCCGGGTGGAGGCCTCCCTTTCGACGCCCTCGATATTCGGGCGGGTGGCCCTGGCGCAGGCCATGCGGGACGTCTCGCCGGATCTGATGGACCTGCTCGGAAGCGCATCGGCGCTGCCGATCGATACCGACGGGGCCATCGACGGCGGTGCCTCGGAATACGTGTTCCGGTTCGCGCCGCTGGTCGGCATCTACGGCGGCACCCTGGAGGTCTTCCGCAATATGATCGCCCAGTACGTCCTGGGCCTGGGCAAGCCGAACTACTCGCCGGCAGCGAAGTAG
- a CDS encoding acyl-CoA dehydrogenase family protein: protein MDRFELRRLDYSLTEDHVALQAAYGQFFATHCGIETVRAAEESGFDKNLWERLCAMGATTMALPEAAGGDGATLVDLVLVAEEIGRCLAPVPWVDQVCATRLLNRLSGLSPDADETAEIVGGTRLVAFDPHQDAVAGPRLLPTGSIADTVIVRDGPDNQEVVLLSFGTRPARVDNIGRLPMAWVDPADADTRRVLGRGPAALAEYQRALDEWRLLTASALVGMVEQTMTIAAEFAKTRYTLGVPIGTLQAISHPLANMAITVASGRNLSYRAGWFMDNEPDERPELAASAFVFMAEEAAKAATMAVHIQGGLGVSAEAAATAYLVRARGWPLAGGDPGASACHIADIIAARETA from the coding sequence ATGGATCGCTTCGAACTGCGCAGGCTGGATTACAGCCTGACCGAGGACCACGTTGCCCTGCAGGCCGCCTACGGGCAGTTCTTCGCCACCCACTGCGGAATCGAAACGGTGCGCGCCGCAGAAGAATCCGGCTTCGACAAGAACCTGTGGGAGCGGCTGTGCGCGATGGGTGCCACCACCATGGCGTTGCCGGAGGCTGCCGGCGGCGACGGTGCGACCCTGGTCGATCTTGTGCTGGTAGCCGAGGAGATCGGCCGTTGCTTGGCGCCAGTACCCTGGGTCGACCAGGTCTGCGCCACAAGGCTTTTGAACCGGCTATCCGGATTGTCACCGGACGCTGACGAAACCGCCGAGATCGTCGGCGGGACGCGCCTGGTCGCGTTCGATCCGCACCAGGACGCGGTGGCGGGCCCCCGGCTGCTACCGACCGGGTCGATCGCCGACACGGTCATCGTGCGCGATGGCCCCGACAATCAAGAGGTGGTTCTCCTTTCCTTCGGCACCCGCCCGGCACGCGTCGACAACATCGGCCGGTTGCCGATGGCCTGGGTCGACCCCGCTGACGCCGACACCCGCAGGGTGCTGGGCCGCGGTCCCGCGGCGCTGGCCGAATACCAGCGTGCGCTGGATGAATGGCGACTGCTGACCGCCTCGGCGCTCGTCGGGATGGTGGAGCAGACCATGACGATCGCCGCGGAGTTCGCCAAGACCCGCTACACCCTCGGGGTGCCGATCGGCACCCTGCAGGCCATCTCGCACCCCTTGGCGAACATGGCGATCACCGTCGCCTCGGGACGCAACCTGTCCTACCGGGCGGGGTGGTTCATGGACAACGAGCCCGACGAGCGCCCGGAACTGGCCGCCTCGGCGTTCGTCTTCATGGCCGAGGAGGCCGCCAAGGCCGCCACCATGGCGGTACACATCCAAGGCGGACTGGGGGTTTCGGCAGAAGCCGCGGCCACCGCCTATCTGGTGCGGGCCCGTGGCTGGCCGCTGGCCGGAGGCGACCCCGGCGCCAGCGCATGTCACATCGCCGACATCATCGCCGCCCGCGAAACCGCCTAG
- a CDS encoding amidohydrolase family protein — translation MKAIDCLVNVHFGESEQPGWMVRARDDYFKGPASMFAPVDMSALLDEMDANGVTKAVLMDNLVKPSVTARKFVAARPDRFALAMGGVNLLRPVPALRELSAVANDLPVVYTVVGPSFWGDGQYPPSDAVYYPLYAKCAELDLPLCVNTGIPGPPVPGEVQHPIHLDRVCVRFPELRLCMIHGADPWWDVAVRMLLKYRNLRLMTSAWSPKRLPEALLHFLRTRGADKIIFASDWPVLRMDRVVPEARALDLPPEVLDRYLYRNAADFFFAERGAVPEQES, via the coding sequence ATGAAAGCCATCGACTGCCTGGTCAATGTGCACTTCGGCGAGAGCGAACAGCCCGGATGGATGGTTCGCGCGCGTGACGACTACTTCAAGGGGCCGGCGTCGATGTTCGCGCCCGTTGACATGTCGGCGCTGCTCGACGAGATGGACGCCAACGGGGTGACCAAGGCCGTCCTGATGGACAACCTGGTCAAACCGTCGGTGACCGCGCGAAAGTTCGTGGCGGCCCGGCCTGATCGGTTCGCGCTGGCGATGGGCGGCGTGAACCTGCTGCGGCCGGTACCCGCGCTGCGGGAACTGAGCGCCGTCGCCAACGATCTGCCGGTGGTCTACACCGTGGTGGGTCCCAGCTTCTGGGGCGACGGCCAGTACCCGCCGAGCGACGCGGTCTACTACCCGCTGTATGCCAAGTGCGCCGAACTGGATCTGCCGCTGTGCGTCAACACCGGTATCCCGGGCCCGCCGGTCCCCGGCGAGGTCCAGCATCCGATCCACCTCGACCGGGTCTGCGTGCGGTTCCCCGAACTGCGGCTGTGCATGATCCACGGCGCCGACCCCTGGTGGGACGTCGCCGTCCGCATGCTCCTCAAATACCGCAACCTGCGGTTGATGACCTCGGCCTGGTCGCCCAAGCGGCTGCCGGAGGCCCTGTTGCACTTCCTGCGGACCCGGGGCGCCGACAAGATCATCTTCGCCTCGGACTGGCCGGTGCTCCGCATGGACCGGGTGGTGCCCGAGGCTCGCGCTCTGGACCTGCCCCCTGAGGTTCTCGACCGATACCTCTACCGCAATGCCGCCGATTTCTTCTTCGCCGAACGCGGCGCCGTACCCGAACAGGAGAGCTGA
- a CDS encoding acyl-CoA synthetase produces the protein MREWTLGAVLDAIAEVVPDRTMTICGDRRTTFAESAECTRRLANYLAGRGLGAWRERAELQDWECGQDRVALLMHNDRYPDMVIGCLKARTVPVNVNHYYTPAEAGDLFAYLRPRAVIYHACLEAKFAAVLRESGAELLIRIGDGGDTGGSDLPAVSLDDALALGDTDQARAPSPDDLLMICTGGTTGRPKGVLWRQSDVYVSSMTGDDHSCAAEIHQKVQHAGPPWFALSPLMHAAGMWTAFSAILSGQTVILNDTRTGFDPRTVLEIAAREKVGLMTMVGDAYAAPLVAELHRETYDLTSLHSIATGGAATNPLYQAELLRLLPQITLINGYGSSETGNLGFGRSQRDQRRDTFDLREGGSVVSDDRTRFLRPGDAEVGWAVRTGRIPLGYFDDADATRRTFGQIDGQRVVISGDRAGIEKDGTLRLFGRDALVVNTGGEKVFVEEVEDVLRAHPAVADALVVGRPSARWGEELVALVAAQPDSAVIGEQLDAHCRAALAGFKVPKAFLLVPQVRRLGNGKADYRWAKRQANEGVAMPVSERS, from the coding sequence GTGCGCGAATGGACACTCGGCGCCGTCCTCGACGCGATCGCCGAGGTCGTGCCCGACCGGACCATGACGATCTGCGGGGACCGGCGCACTACCTTCGCCGAATCCGCCGAGTGCACCCGCCGACTGGCCAATTACCTGGCCGGCCGCGGTCTCGGCGCGTGGCGTGAGCGCGCGGAGTTGCAGGACTGGGAGTGCGGTCAAGACCGGGTTGCGCTGCTCATGCACAACGATCGCTACCCCGACATGGTGATCGGCTGTCTCAAGGCGCGCACGGTCCCGGTCAACGTCAACCATTACTACACGCCGGCCGAGGCCGGCGACCTCTTCGCGTATCTGCGACCGCGGGCGGTCATCTACCACGCGTGTTTGGAGGCGAAGTTCGCAGCCGTGCTGCGCGAATCCGGCGCCGAACTGCTGATCCGGATCGGCGACGGCGGCGACACCGGGGGCTCGGACCTGCCGGCGGTGTCGCTGGACGACGCCCTGGCGCTGGGCGACACCGACCAAGCGCGGGCGCCGTCTCCCGACGATCTGCTGATGATCTGCACCGGCGGAACGACCGGGCGCCCCAAGGGGGTGTTGTGGCGGCAAAGCGATGTCTACGTCTCGTCGATGACCGGCGATGACCACAGTTGTGCGGCAGAGATCCACCAGAAGGTGCAGCATGCCGGTCCGCCCTGGTTCGCGCTGTCGCCACTGATGCACGCCGCTGGGATGTGGACTGCGTTCTCGGCCATTCTGAGCGGGCAGACGGTGATCCTCAACGACACCCGCACCGGATTCGACCCCCGCACGGTGTTGGAAATCGCCGCACGCGAGAAAGTCGGTCTGATGACCATGGTGGGCGACGCCTACGCCGCACCCCTGGTCGCCGAGCTGCACCGGGAGACCTACGATTTGACGTCCCTGCACTCGATCGCAACGGGCGGCGCCGCAACGAATCCGTTGTATCAGGCAGAGCTGCTGCGGCTGCTTCCGCAGATCACCCTGATCAACGGCTACGGCTCCTCGGAGACCGGGAATCTGGGCTTCGGTCGCAGTCAACGAGACCAGCGCCGCGACACCTTCGACCTGAGGGAAGGGGGATCGGTGGTATCGGATGACCGGACCCGGTTCCTGCGTCCCGGTGACGCCGAGGTCGGCTGGGCGGTGCGGACCGGGCGGATCCCGCTCGGATACTTCGACGACGCCGACGCGACGCGGCGTACCTTCGGGCAGATCGACGGGCAACGGGTGGTGATCTCCGGTGATCGCGCCGGCATCGAGAAAGACGGCACGCTACGACTGTTCGGCCGGGACGCGCTGGTGGTCAACACCGGTGGGGAGAAGGTGTTCGTCGAGGAGGTCGAAGATGTGCTGCGCGCGCATCCGGCAGTGGCCGACGCGCTGGTGGTGGGGCGACCCAGTGCGCGGTGGGGCGAAGAACTGGTCGCACTGGTTGCTGCGCAACCCGATTCGGCGGTCATCGGCGAACAGTTGGATGCCCACTGCCGAGCTGCGCTGGCCGGATTCAAGGTTCCCAAGGCGTTCCTCCTGGTGCCGCAGGTGCGCCGTCTGGGCAACGGGAAGGCCGACTACCGCTGGGCCAAACGACAGGCGAATGAAGGGGTTGCCATGCCCGTGAGCGAGCGATCATGA